Proteins encoded in a region of the Labrus mixtus chromosome 19, fLabMix1.1, whole genome shotgun sequence genome:
- the LOC132994395 gene encoding suppressor of tumorigenicity 14 protein isoform X1, translated as MRNHLKSKTCEVYCVSGHGRSGCSAAQGEGEPKEPTQSLSPPTKPDEKVEGGRAPACGSWRRWMLGLLPFFPFTAAIALTLHFLTSPPSSVFFLGGSVEFPNLSFTSELTDSTSPQFRLQAQALNQYFSELYESSPWSSYYLHSGITAFSEGAEGLNVFYWSTFSAPDDVAMAIRGSGPETLQRRLPGSNKVLRDSRYEQRYYMERDDDMLHLLGLDPDDFESEEKSDKSKNPNSIQSGKWQLGFQAMSFDLYAKYGNNRTLSLVSPKKPYYQWRLRVPSGHVVRLVVLTLHGATPGSCTAHKLSAYDFLLPLQNKIIARWCGLPVSGPSPVMKLTSSGNVMLVTFSFSRQRDGAIFKAYFQAIPKAGCGGSLSSWNGSITSPYYPAYYPPNVDCTWTLRAPLPGYLISITIVMMDIQDASSDGCEKDWLDIGGVKLCNPVSDSSKKRVYPSPVSLNFHSDESLTHKGFHLLYRAFSPEGTCPRQFRCGDGRCVPLRKVCDGARDCSDGRDEARCSSCKPGEVLCGNGQCRPHSSQCVSQITCQDSSEEAPCGGKCYHMCPNKVCLPKSSVCDGVIDCKDRSDEFNCTRAYFKGCSSSSYKCANGKCVNKVNPECDGVKDCFDGSDELRCGCGTRPRKRTKIVGGSDAGAGSWPWQVSLQMDRYGHVCGATLVASRWLISAAHCFQDSDAIKYSDARAWRAYMGMRVMTTGNNGAATRPIRRILLHPQYDQFTSDYDIALLELSAPVFFNDLVQPVCVPAPSHTFTTGTNCYVTGWGVLMEDGELASRLQEASVKIINRNTCNKLYDDAVTPRMLCAGNLQGGVDACQGDSGGPLVCLERGRRWFLAGIVSWGEGCARLNRPGVYTQVVKFTDWIHQQTKGQV; from the exons ATGAGGAATCACCTTAAAAGCAAGACTTGTGAAGTGTACTGCGTCTCCGGGCATGGACGTTCAGGCTGCTCCGCTGCACAG GGAGAGGGGGAGCCGAAGGAGCCCACCCAGTCACTGAGCCCCCCAACGAAGCCAGACGAGAAGGTGGAGGGGGGGCGAGCTCCAGCCTGCGGCTCCTGGAGGAGATGGATGTTGGGTCTCCTGCCTTTCTTCCCCTTCACTGCTGCCATTGCACTCACCCTCCACTTCTTAACAT ctccacccTCCTCAGTGTTTTTCCTTGGTGGCAGCGTGGAGTTCCCAAACTTGAGCTTCACCTCAGAGCTGACTGACTCCACCTCCCCTCAGTTCCGCCTGCAGGCTCAGGCCTTGAACCAATAT ttctcGGAGCTCTACGAGTCCTCACCGTGGAGCTCTTACTACCTGCACTCAGGAATTACTGCTTTCAG TGAAGGAGCAGAAGGGCTCAACGTCTTCTACTGGAGTACATTTTCTGCCCCGGACGACGTTGCCATGGCGATCAGGGGGTCCGGCCCAGAGACGCTGCAGCGAAGGCTTCCTGGAAGCAACAAGGTGCTGCGGGACAGCCGCTATGAGCAGCGATATTACATGGAGCGAGATGATGACATGCTCCACCTGCTGG gtTTGGACCCTGATGACTTTGAATCTGAGGAAAAATCAGACAAGAGTAAGAATCCAAACAGCATCCAAAGCGGGAAGTGGCAGCTTGGTTTTCAAG CGATGTCCTTTGACCTCTATGCAAAGTACGGCAACAATCGCACCCTGAGCCTCGTGAGTCCCAAGAAGCCATACTACCAGTGGCGTCTTCGTGTGCCATCAGGTCACGTGGTCCGACTGGTGGTCCTCACGCTGCACGGTGCCACTCCAGGAAGCTGCACTGCCCACAAGCTCTCAGCCTACGACTTCTTACTTCCTTTACAGAACAAGATCATTGCCAG GTGGTGTGGGCTACCTGTTTCGGGTCCGTCCCCCGTCATGAAGCTGACTTCCTCTGGGAATGTGATGTTGGTCACCTTCTCCTTCAGTAGACAGAGGGATGGAGCCATCTTCAAAGCCTACTTTCAAGCTATCCCTAAAGCAG GTTGTGGAGGGTCATTATCCTCCTGGAACGGCTCTATTACCTCACCCTACTATCCCGCCTATTACCCTCCTAATGTTGACTGCACCTGGACGTTACGG GCACCACTGCCTGGATACCTGATCTCAATCACTATCGTGATGATGGACATTCAGGATGCATCATCCGATGGCTGTGAGAAAGACTGGCTGGACATCGGAGGGGTCAA ACTGTGTAATCCAGTGTCAGACAGCAGCAAAAAGAGAGTCTATCCCTCTCCTGTCTCCCTTAATTTCCATTCAGATGAATCTCTCACTCACAAGGGCTTCCACTTGCTCTACCGGGCGTTCTCTCCAGAGGGCA CCTGTCCTCGCCAGTTTCGCTGTGGAGATGGGCGCTGTGTTCCTCTGAGGAAGGTGTGTGATGGAGCAAGAGACTGCTCGGATGGAAGAGACGAGGCCAGATGCT CATCCTGCAAGCCAGGTGAAGTGTTGTGCGGGAATGGCCAGTGCAGGCCACACAGCAGCCAATGTGTGAGCCAAATCACCTGCCAGGACAGCAGTGAAGAGGCCCCCTGTG gagGTAAATGTTACCACATGTGTCCCAACAAGGTGTGCCTTCCCaagtcatcagtgtgtgatggtgttaTTGACTGCAAAGACCGCAGTGATGAGTTCAACTGTACAAGAGCGT acTTCAAAGGCTGCTCTTCATCCTCATACAAATGTGCCAACGGAAAGTGTGTGAATAAGGTGAACCCAGAGTGTGACGGAGTCAAAGACTGTTTTGACGGCTCTGATGAGCTGCGCTGTG GCTGTGGTACCAGGCCCAGGAAGCGTACTAAGATAGTGGGTGGTTCAGATGCGGGGGCTGGGTCATGGCCATGGCAGGTCAGCCTCCAGATGGATCGCTACGGACACGTCTGTGGAGCTACACTGGTCGCCAGCCGCTGGCTCATCTCTGCGGCTCACTGCTTCCAGGACTCAGACGCCATTAA ATACTCAGATGCCCGTGCATGGCGGGCCTATATGGGAATGCGTGTGATGACTACAGGGAACAACGGAGCAGCGACAAGGCCGATCCGTCGCATCCTCCTCCACCCGCAGTACGACCAATTCACCTCCGACTACGACATCGCACTTCTGGAGCTCAGTGCTCCCGTCTTCTTCAACGACTTggtgcagcctgtgtgtgtccctgcacCCTCGCACACCTTCACAACAGGGACCAACTGCTACGTCACAGGCTGGGGGGTTCTTATGGAGGACG GTGAACTTGCCTCTCGCTTACAAGAGGCCTCAGTGAAGATCATCAACAGGAACACCTGCAATAAGCTGTACGACGATGCTGTCACTCCCAGGATGCTGTGTG
- the LOC132994395 gene encoding suppressor of tumorigenicity 14 protein isoform X3, whose translation MRNHLKSKTCEVYCVSGHGRSGCSAAQFSELYESSPWSSYYLHSGITAFSEGAEGLNVFYWSTFSAPDDVAMAIRGSGPETLQRRLPGSNKVLRDSRYEQRYYMERDDDMLHLLGLDPDDFESEEKSDKSKNPNSIQSGKWQLGFQAMSFDLYAKYGNNRTLSLVSPKKPYYQWRLRVPSGHVVRLVVLTLHGATPGSCTAHKLSAYDFLLPLQNKIIARWCGLPVSGPSPVMKLTSSGNVMLVTFSFSRQRDGAIFKAYFQAIPKAGCGGSLSSWNGSITSPYYPAYYPPNVDCTWTLRAPLPGYLISITIVMMDIQDASSDGCEKDWLDIGGVKLCNPVSDSSKKRVYPSPVSLNFHSDESLTHKGFHLLYRAFSPEGTCPRQFRCGDGRCVPLRKVCDGARDCSDGRDEARCSSCKPGEVLCGNGQCRPHSSQCVSQITCQDSSEEAPCGGKCYHMCPNKVCLPKSSVCDGVIDCKDRSDEFNCTRAYFKGCSSSSYKCANGKCVNKVNPECDGVKDCFDGSDELRCGCGTRPRKRTKIVGGSDAGAGSWPWQVSLQMDRYGHVCGATLVASRWLISAAHCFQDSDAIKYSDARAWRAYMGMRVMTTGNNGAATRPIRRILLHPQYDQFTSDYDIALLELSAPVFFNDLVQPVCVPAPSHTFTTGTNCYVTGWGVLMEDGELASRLQEASVKIINRNTCNKLYDDAVTPRMLCAGNLQGGVDACQGDSGGPLVCLERGRRWFLAGIVSWGEGCARLNRPGVYTQVVKFTDWIHQQTKGQV comes from the exons ATGAGGAATCACCTTAAAAGCAAGACTTGTGAAGTGTACTGCGTCTCCGGGCATGGACGTTCAGGCTGCTCCGCTGCACAG ttctcGGAGCTCTACGAGTCCTCACCGTGGAGCTCTTACTACCTGCACTCAGGAATTACTGCTTTCAG TGAAGGAGCAGAAGGGCTCAACGTCTTCTACTGGAGTACATTTTCTGCCCCGGACGACGTTGCCATGGCGATCAGGGGGTCCGGCCCAGAGACGCTGCAGCGAAGGCTTCCTGGAAGCAACAAGGTGCTGCGGGACAGCCGCTATGAGCAGCGATATTACATGGAGCGAGATGATGACATGCTCCACCTGCTGG gtTTGGACCCTGATGACTTTGAATCTGAGGAAAAATCAGACAAGAGTAAGAATCCAAACAGCATCCAAAGCGGGAAGTGGCAGCTTGGTTTTCAAG CGATGTCCTTTGACCTCTATGCAAAGTACGGCAACAATCGCACCCTGAGCCTCGTGAGTCCCAAGAAGCCATACTACCAGTGGCGTCTTCGTGTGCCATCAGGTCACGTGGTCCGACTGGTGGTCCTCACGCTGCACGGTGCCACTCCAGGAAGCTGCACTGCCCACAAGCTCTCAGCCTACGACTTCTTACTTCCTTTACAGAACAAGATCATTGCCAG GTGGTGTGGGCTACCTGTTTCGGGTCCGTCCCCCGTCATGAAGCTGACTTCCTCTGGGAATGTGATGTTGGTCACCTTCTCCTTCAGTAGACAGAGGGATGGAGCCATCTTCAAAGCCTACTTTCAAGCTATCCCTAAAGCAG GTTGTGGAGGGTCATTATCCTCCTGGAACGGCTCTATTACCTCACCCTACTATCCCGCCTATTACCCTCCTAATGTTGACTGCACCTGGACGTTACGG GCACCACTGCCTGGATACCTGATCTCAATCACTATCGTGATGATGGACATTCAGGATGCATCATCCGATGGCTGTGAGAAAGACTGGCTGGACATCGGAGGGGTCAA ACTGTGTAATCCAGTGTCAGACAGCAGCAAAAAGAGAGTCTATCCCTCTCCTGTCTCCCTTAATTTCCATTCAGATGAATCTCTCACTCACAAGGGCTTCCACTTGCTCTACCGGGCGTTCTCTCCAGAGGGCA CCTGTCCTCGCCAGTTTCGCTGTGGAGATGGGCGCTGTGTTCCTCTGAGGAAGGTGTGTGATGGAGCAAGAGACTGCTCGGATGGAAGAGACGAGGCCAGATGCT CATCCTGCAAGCCAGGTGAAGTGTTGTGCGGGAATGGCCAGTGCAGGCCACACAGCAGCCAATGTGTGAGCCAAATCACCTGCCAGGACAGCAGTGAAGAGGCCCCCTGTG gagGTAAATGTTACCACATGTGTCCCAACAAGGTGTGCCTTCCCaagtcatcagtgtgtgatggtgttaTTGACTGCAAAGACCGCAGTGATGAGTTCAACTGTACAAGAGCGT acTTCAAAGGCTGCTCTTCATCCTCATACAAATGTGCCAACGGAAAGTGTGTGAATAAGGTGAACCCAGAGTGTGACGGAGTCAAAGACTGTTTTGACGGCTCTGATGAGCTGCGCTGTG GCTGTGGTACCAGGCCCAGGAAGCGTACTAAGATAGTGGGTGGTTCAGATGCGGGGGCTGGGTCATGGCCATGGCAGGTCAGCCTCCAGATGGATCGCTACGGACACGTCTGTGGAGCTACACTGGTCGCCAGCCGCTGGCTCATCTCTGCGGCTCACTGCTTCCAGGACTCAGACGCCATTAA ATACTCAGATGCCCGTGCATGGCGGGCCTATATGGGAATGCGTGTGATGACTACAGGGAACAACGGAGCAGCGACAAGGCCGATCCGTCGCATCCTCCTCCACCCGCAGTACGACCAATTCACCTCCGACTACGACATCGCACTTCTGGAGCTCAGTGCTCCCGTCTTCTTCAACGACTTggtgcagcctgtgtgtgtccctgcacCCTCGCACACCTTCACAACAGGGACCAACTGCTACGTCACAGGCTGGGGGGTTCTTATGGAGGACG GTGAACTTGCCTCTCGCTTACAAGAGGCCTCAGTGAAGATCATCAACAGGAACACCTGCAATAAGCTGTACGACGATGCTGTCACTCCCAGGATGCTGTGTG
- the LOC132994395 gene encoding suppressor of tumorigenicity 14 protein isoform X2 has protein sequence MLGLLPFFPFTAAIALTLHFLTSPPSSVFFLGGSVEFPNLSFTSELTDSTSPQFRLQAQALNQYFSELYESSPWSSYYLHSGITAFSEGAEGLNVFYWSTFSAPDDVAMAIRGSGPETLQRRLPGSNKVLRDSRYEQRYYMERDDDMLHLLGLDPDDFESEEKSDKSKNPNSIQSGKWQLGFQAMSFDLYAKYGNNRTLSLVSPKKPYYQWRLRVPSGHVVRLVVLTLHGATPGSCTAHKLSAYDFLLPLQNKIIARWCGLPVSGPSPVMKLTSSGNVMLVTFSFSRQRDGAIFKAYFQAIPKAGCGGSLSSWNGSITSPYYPAYYPPNVDCTWTLRAPLPGYLISITIVMMDIQDASSDGCEKDWLDIGGVKLCNPVSDSSKKRVYPSPVSLNFHSDESLTHKGFHLLYRAFSPEGTCPRQFRCGDGRCVPLRKVCDGARDCSDGRDEARCSSCKPGEVLCGNGQCRPHSSQCVSQITCQDSSEEAPCGGKCYHMCPNKVCLPKSSVCDGVIDCKDRSDEFNCTRAYFKGCSSSSYKCANGKCVNKVNPECDGVKDCFDGSDELRCGCGTRPRKRTKIVGGSDAGAGSWPWQVSLQMDRYGHVCGATLVASRWLISAAHCFQDSDAIKYSDARAWRAYMGMRVMTTGNNGAATRPIRRILLHPQYDQFTSDYDIALLELSAPVFFNDLVQPVCVPAPSHTFTTGTNCYVTGWGVLMEDGELASRLQEASVKIINRNTCNKLYDDAVTPRMLCAGNLQGGVDACQGDSGGPLVCLERGRRWFLAGIVSWGEGCARLNRPGVYTQVVKFTDWIHQQTKGQV, from the exons ATGTTGGGTCTCCTGCCTTTCTTCCCCTTCACTGCTGCCATTGCACTCACCCTCCACTTCTTAACAT ctccacccTCCTCAGTGTTTTTCCTTGGTGGCAGCGTGGAGTTCCCAAACTTGAGCTTCACCTCAGAGCTGACTGACTCCACCTCCCCTCAGTTCCGCCTGCAGGCTCAGGCCTTGAACCAATAT ttctcGGAGCTCTACGAGTCCTCACCGTGGAGCTCTTACTACCTGCACTCAGGAATTACTGCTTTCAG TGAAGGAGCAGAAGGGCTCAACGTCTTCTACTGGAGTACATTTTCTGCCCCGGACGACGTTGCCATGGCGATCAGGGGGTCCGGCCCAGAGACGCTGCAGCGAAGGCTTCCTGGAAGCAACAAGGTGCTGCGGGACAGCCGCTATGAGCAGCGATATTACATGGAGCGAGATGATGACATGCTCCACCTGCTGG gtTTGGACCCTGATGACTTTGAATCTGAGGAAAAATCAGACAAGAGTAAGAATCCAAACAGCATCCAAAGCGGGAAGTGGCAGCTTGGTTTTCAAG CGATGTCCTTTGACCTCTATGCAAAGTACGGCAACAATCGCACCCTGAGCCTCGTGAGTCCCAAGAAGCCATACTACCAGTGGCGTCTTCGTGTGCCATCAGGTCACGTGGTCCGACTGGTGGTCCTCACGCTGCACGGTGCCACTCCAGGAAGCTGCACTGCCCACAAGCTCTCAGCCTACGACTTCTTACTTCCTTTACAGAACAAGATCATTGCCAG GTGGTGTGGGCTACCTGTTTCGGGTCCGTCCCCCGTCATGAAGCTGACTTCCTCTGGGAATGTGATGTTGGTCACCTTCTCCTTCAGTAGACAGAGGGATGGAGCCATCTTCAAAGCCTACTTTCAAGCTATCCCTAAAGCAG GTTGTGGAGGGTCATTATCCTCCTGGAACGGCTCTATTACCTCACCCTACTATCCCGCCTATTACCCTCCTAATGTTGACTGCACCTGGACGTTACGG GCACCACTGCCTGGATACCTGATCTCAATCACTATCGTGATGATGGACATTCAGGATGCATCATCCGATGGCTGTGAGAAAGACTGGCTGGACATCGGAGGGGTCAA ACTGTGTAATCCAGTGTCAGACAGCAGCAAAAAGAGAGTCTATCCCTCTCCTGTCTCCCTTAATTTCCATTCAGATGAATCTCTCACTCACAAGGGCTTCCACTTGCTCTACCGGGCGTTCTCTCCAGAGGGCA CCTGTCCTCGCCAGTTTCGCTGTGGAGATGGGCGCTGTGTTCCTCTGAGGAAGGTGTGTGATGGAGCAAGAGACTGCTCGGATGGAAGAGACGAGGCCAGATGCT CATCCTGCAAGCCAGGTGAAGTGTTGTGCGGGAATGGCCAGTGCAGGCCACACAGCAGCCAATGTGTGAGCCAAATCACCTGCCAGGACAGCAGTGAAGAGGCCCCCTGTG gagGTAAATGTTACCACATGTGTCCCAACAAGGTGTGCCTTCCCaagtcatcagtgtgtgatggtgttaTTGACTGCAAAGACCGCAGTGATGAGTTCAACTGTACAAGAGCGT acTTCAAAGGCTGCTCTTCATCCTCATACAAATGTGCCAACGGAAAGTGTGTGAATAAGGTGAACCCAGAGTGTGACGGAGTCAAAGACTGTTTTGACGGCTCTGATGAGCTGCGCTGTG GCTGTGGTACCAGGCCCAGGAAGCGTACTAAGATAGTGGGTGGTTCAGATGCGGGGGCTGGGTCATGGCCATGGCAGGTCAGCCTCCAGATGGATCGCTACGGACACGTCTGTGGAGCTACACTGGTCGCCAGCCGCTGGCTCATCTCTGCGGCTCACTGCTTCCAGGACTCAGACGCCATTAA ATACTCAGATGCCCGTGCATGGCGGGCCTATATGGGAATGCGTGTGATGACTACAGGGAACAACGGAGCAGCGACAAGGCCGATCCGTCGCATCCTCCTCCACCCGCAGTACGACCAATTCACCTCCGACTACGACATCGCACTTCTGGAGCTCAGTGCTCCCGTCTTCTTCAACGACTTggtgcagcctgtgtgtgtccctgcacCCTCGCACACCTTCACAACAGGGACCAACTGCTACGTCACAGGCTGGGGGGTTCTTATGGAGGACG GTGAACTTGCCTCTCGCTTACAAGAGGCCTCAGTGAAGATCATCAACAGGAACACCTGCAATAAGCTGTACGACGATGCTGTCACTCCCAGGATGCTGTGTG